In Bacillus horti, the following proteins share a genomic window:
- a CDS encoding MgtC/SapB family protein: protein MEWLQDAWQAFTGTHYYEITIRLLLATFLGGLVGIEREQNNHPAGFRTHILVCVGSTLIMLISMYGFEEFIYNNPQINTIQDPARLAAQVVSGIGFLGAGTILVHGGTIRGLTTAASLWVVAGIGLALGTGFYYGAALATVLVLVSLVVLNKIEEAFIRKGKSQLIQITVKDSPGKLGEIATKIGDRKISIRRLSIEEGKEQEGYVKLTVDVRLPNKAILFQIVDELRQIDGITDVSIGK from the coding sequence AGGAACACATTATTATGAGATTACTATACGGCTACTACTAGCCACTTTTTTAGGTGGACTTGTGGGGATTGAACGAGAGCAGAATAATCATCCGGCAGGTTTTAGGACTCATATTTTAGTTTGTGTCGGTTCAACTCTGATCATGTTAATTTCAATGTATGGCTTCGAGGAATTTATTTATAATAATCCGCAGATAAATACGATTCAAGATCCAGCTCGTTTAGCTGCTCAAGTGGTAAGTGGGATTGGTTTTCTTGGTGCGGGAACGATTTTGGTTCATGGTGGTACGATTAGAGGATTAACAACGGCGGCTTCCTTATGGGTTGTTGCAGGGATAGGGCTAGCGCTTGGAACAGGATTTTATTATGGGGCTGCTTTAGCCACTGTTCTTGTATTAGTTAGCCTTGTCGTTTTAAATAAAATAGAGGAAGCCTTTATTCGTAAAGGCAAGTCACAACTCATTCAAATTACGGTTAAAGACTCTCCAGGAAAGCTCGGAGAAATCGCCACGAAAATTGGTGACCGGAAGATAAGTATAAGGCGTTTGAGTATTGAAGAGGGGAAAGAGCAGGAAGGTTATGTGAAGCTCACAGTAGACGTTAGGCTACCAAACAAAGCGATTTTATTTCAAATTGTTGATGAGCTTCGGCAGATAGATGGTATTACAGATGTGTCTATAGGGAAGTAA